The DNA window GGCACCGCCGGCCGCGTTCTGCTGGTCACCGCGCATCGTCGCGAGAACCTGGGCACGGCGATGGAGGACATCGGCCAGGCTGTGGCCGAGCTCGCCCGCAAGTACCCGGACCTCGCCGTGGTCTTCCCGATCCACAAGAACCCGAAGGTCCGCTCCGCGATCCGTCCGGCCGTCGAGGGGCTCGAGAACGTCTACCTCATCGAGCCGCTCGCCTATGCCGAGTTCACCCAGGTGCTCAGCCTCGCCGATGTGGTGCTCACCGATTCCGGCGGCGTCCAGGAGGAGGCCCCGAGCCTCGGGAAGCCTGTCCTGGTCATGCGGGAGAACACCGAGCGCCCCGAGGCCGTGGTCGCAGGTACCGTGAAGCTCATCGGAACCCACAAGCAGCGACTGGTCGACGAGGTCTCGCTCCTTCTGGACTCCGGTGAGGCGTACGCGGGTATGGCGAACGCCGTGAACCCCTACGGTGATGGCAAGGCCGCCGTGCGGACCATCGAGGCCATTCGATGGAAGTTCAACGGGGCCGAGCGCCCCCGGGACTTCGGCAGCGCCCCCCGCTGATCCGTCGGGCCCGGGTCGCGAGGCGACGCGGGTCGATCGGGTGGCGTTCGACGTTTCGGTATCACTGGGAGGAGGCTCGCTCTGGAGATGAACGACCACGACACCTCGTCGCGGGAGGGCCTGCGCGGCGACCTCCCGGTGCTCGTGAGCTTCTACGGCGGGGACGAGTACTACCACCGCAGTGCGGAGCGGCTCCGGGCGGACTGCGATGCTCTCGGCATGCGCCACCACATCGAGGAGCGCGACGTCACCGGTCTGGCATGGCCGGAGATCTGCCGGGAGAAGATCAGCTTCTACGGCCGGATGCGTGAGCAGTACGGCGCCTTCCTCTGGACGGACGTCGACAACCGGCTGCTCGCGGTTCCGGAGGTCCTGTCCGGGAGCAGAGCGGACTTCGGCGGCTTCATCGGGCGGCGGAAGTACCTGCGGGACTACGACCCCTACGAGGTGGCGCGCTTCTGGATCCCCGCGGTGCTGTACTTCGGCTCGTCCGAGATCACGGGGCGGTTCATCGACGCGCTCGGGGAGCGGGAAGCCTCCACCGAGGAGGACGTGACCGATGACTGGGTGCTCCAGGAGACGTGGAGGACGTTCCCCGAGGAGATGAGCCTCCTCGTCCTGCCCCCGAGCCTGCTCGAACGCGAGGGTGACGAGGAGGTCGGCGCTGCGGTCTTCCACATCGGGGACAGCGGTCATGTGCGGGACTTCCGCGGGAAGGTCGCACAGCACGCCTCGAAGGGTGCGGATCTCCAGCTCCGCGGCAAGATGCTCGCAGCGGAGAGCCGAGACGCGATGAAGGAGGGGGCCCGGGAGGACGCCCTGGTCCTCGCCGAGCATGCGCACCGCCGGCTGCCCGACGACAGCGAGGCCGTGCTGCGCCTGTCCAACTACCTCCTCTCCTCCGGTGACCTCGATCGTTCGGATGCGGTGCTGAAGGAGTTCGTGGCCGGTCATCCCGGGAATCTCGCCGTGCGCGATGCCCTGGTGCGGCGCCTCTCCCGCCGAGGTGAGCACGACGCGGTCGGCGACCAGCTGACGGAGATGCTCGGCGCCGAGGAGCCACGAGTGATCGCCCGCGCCCAGGCGCTCGCCTACGAGACCGAGCTCGACCGGCGCGCTCAGGAGAGCGGGGAGAGCGACCGGTCGCGTCCGTCGGTGTGGTGGGCGCGCATCCCGGCTCCGGGCCACTTCGCCGAGGTCCTCAAGCCGTGGGTCGTCGATCAGGTCGTGCAGGGAACCCCACGGTTCGGCCGACGCCAGCGTGCACTCCTGACGGGTGAGGGCTCGCTGGCGACCGCCACCGAGTCGAGCGTCGTCTGGGGCAGCGGGCTGCGCGACGCCGAGGAGGTCCCGCAGAGCGGGGCGACCTACCTCGCGGTACGAGGCCCTCGAACGCGCCGAGCGCTGCTCGCGGCGGGTGGCTCCTGCCCCGAGACGTTCGGCGACCCCGCGCAGCTGCTCCCGGAGCTCCTGCCCATGGCGAAGCCCGCCAGGCGCCGCCACTATCTCGGGTTCTTCCGCGGAGCAGGGGACCTCTCGACATCGGTCGTCCTGGACGGTGTGCACGAGATCGACCCCGTGGGCACGCCCCCGGGAGTCATCGAGCGGGTCGTCGAGGAGTTCTTGCACTGCCGAGGCATCCTCACGACGAGCCTGGCCGGACTGGTGGCGGCGCACGCCTACGGCATCCCCGCGAGGTGGTGCACCCTGGGCAGCGGACCGGCGGAGACGGACGGAGAGGATTTCCGCGACTACTTCGATGCCGTCGGGCTCGCTCCGCAGGAGCCACTCGACCTCTCCACCCTTCCGGCCATCACCAGGGATCTGCTGCGCGAAGTTCCGTCGCTGAAGGCGGCCCCTCCCGTCGATCCGACCTTCTCCCGCGCGTTGAGCCAGCACTACGTCATGGAGGTGGGGTGAATGTCGTCCGCACCGCTCGAGCCCTCACGCGGCACCACCGATCAGCTGCGGGAGCTCGTCGCCGACCTCCCGGCGGCGTTCCGCTACGGACGCCGACTGGACGAGAGGAAGGCCCGCGTCCTCTCGATCCTCGACATCTACCAGCACCGGGCGCTCAGCGCTCGAGCGGAGCTCGTCGAGGTGGGGATCCTGGACGGGGCGATGGCCGTGCGTCGCCTCCGCCCGGACGTCGTCCTCGTGCAGACCACCGGGGCGACCGAGCACACCGCATGGGCTGGGAAGATCGCCACCGGGAGCAGGGTCAACGACCACCTGGCGCAGCTCGTCGACGCCGCGAAGGAGTCGGGCGTGCGCGTCGTCGTGCTCTGCACCGCCGTCCCGGACGCCCTCGCTGACCACTCCGGCCTGCTGGCCCTCGCCGACCTGGTCATCTCGCCGCGGAGCGACACCTCCGCGGTGCTGCGCTCTCGGGAGGATCTCGGAGGCCGACTGCTGACGGGGTCGGATGCCGTGGAACGGTTCGGCCCCCGCTCGACCACCCGCGATGACGATCCGGTGCTGCGGGTCCTCGTGGAGACCTTTTGCGCAGCGGCGCTGAACGGTGCCGCCGCACCGGCGGGAGGACCTCGATGAGGATCGTGCTCTTCGACGCCATCATGGAGACCCACGTCGTCTCCTCGCTCGCACGCGCCCTGGGGGAGCGTGGGCATGCGGTCGCCACCACCGGGCAGCTGTCGTGGGGGCACGTCCCCATCTCCGATCCCGTCGACCTCCGGCGCGTGGATGCGGCGATCGACGATGCGCTGGCCTTCGGCCCCGATGTCGTCCTGGTGTTCCGCCCGACCAGCCTCCCGCACGCCCAGCTGCGCCGACTGCGGCGTTCAGGGGCACAGCTCATGGCGTGGTTCTCAGACGACCCCGTGCTCTGGGGGCTCTCCTACGGTGCGGCGGTCGACCTCTACGATGTGATCCTCCACTGCGGGAACGCCGATGTCCTGGCCTTCTACGAGACGACCCACGGCCGCGCCACCGGGGTGAACATCCCGTTCTGGACGGACGAGGTCGAGTTCCCGCGCGTGGGAGCCACGCTTCCCGCGGAGACGGAGGTCCTCTTCCTCGGCAACGTCGGGGATCGCATCCGCCGCGGGCGGTACTTCGACCTCGGGCTCCTCGATCTCGACCTCCGGGTCCATGGCAGGACGGGCGACGACTACTTCGACCTGTCGGGCGGTTACCTCGATACCCGGGAGGAGGTGCTCGATGCTGCCGCACGATCGCGACTGGCCGTGAACATCCCCCAGCTCTTCACCGATCACCACGGGGCCCCGACATGGTTCGACGGACTCGGCGATCTCGGCGTCTTCGACACTCCGAGCAGGATCGTGCAGTACGCCGCGATGGGGCTTCCCGTCGTCTCCCTGCAGCCTGCAGGTGCCGGTCCCCTCGGATTCGCGGACATCCCGATCGCGCGGGACCCGGCGGAGCTGAGGGGAATCGTCCACGAGCTCCTCACCTCCGAGGAGCTCCCCGCGCTCGCCGAGTCCCTCCACGGGACCTTCCAGCAGCACTTCAGCGCCGCCTCCAGGGCGCTCGCCCTCGAGAGCCTGGCGACCGACGATTCGTGGCGCCGACTGGATCCGGTCGGGCGCGCGGAGTGGTTCCTCGGATTCCCCGCCCAGCGCGAGGCACGAAGCGGGCATGCCCCGGAGAGGGCGACCGCGACCATCGGCCCGCACGCGGGTCGCGAGGTCGAGGCGCTGCCGTCGACCTCCCGGCAACGAGTGGCCGTGATCGGCATCGGACATGGCGAGTACTTCTCGCCGTACCGCACAGCCACCCGAGCTCTCGCCAGCGCCGGCCACGACGTCGTCGAGGTGTCCGCAGCATTGCTCGGGGAGCATTCGACCACGGACCCGACCGGCAGGTTCTCCCGCGTCGTGGACCTCGAGTCCCTCGACGGAGCAGTGGGCGGAGCGGACACCTTCCTGTTCGTCGGAGATCGGTACCTGCCCTCGCCGACGTCACGCCGGAAGATGCTCGAACACGGAACGGCTCGCGTCGCCGTCCATGCGCTCGGTGCGACCGGCCACTCGGAGCGGCTCGCCGCACTCGTCACGACGGCGGACGCCGCATCGTTCCTCCACCAGTCCGCGCTCGAGGCCTTCCGCGGCCGAGAGATCAGCGCCGCGATCCACCTCCCGCATCTAGTCGATGCCGTCTACCGCGAGACCACCGAGAGGCTCGCCGCACAGGGTGAGCGCCATGCTCGTGCGGCAGTCGTCGCGGAGTCGGCGAGCGACCTCCTGGCGCACGAGGACCTCCTCGGCGCGCTGGGGCCGTTGTCGAAGCAGATCTACATCCTCGAGGAGGAGAAGGGGCGTCCTCACGGTCTCGCGAATCTCGCACGCATCGCGCGCAGCGAGATCGTCGTCGCCGTCGGCGCCGCCTCCCGCGGCGCCGGGCACCAGCTCCTGCCCCACCTGCTCACCGGCGCGGGCGTCGTGGTGCTGCCGCGATCGGAGCAGCCGAAAGGCGTCGCAGAGGGAGAGCAGGCGTGGGTCCTCGCCGCCTCGGGGCGCGAGCTCAACCAGAAGCTCCACCGTCTCGCATCCCACCCGGCGGCGGTCACCTCCCTGCGCCGCGCTGCATCGGCACGCACACAGGGGGAGTTCTGCGCTGAGACGGGTCTCGATCGGCTCCTCTCGCTCGCGCACTCGCCCGTCTCCGCGAAGCCTCCTCCCCTCTCAGACGGAGACCGGCCTCCGCTTCCACCCGGCATCTCCCCGCAGAACCCCATCCCCACCCCCACGAACACGGCAGGACAGGAATGAACCAGAACATCGAGCGGCTCCGGCGAGAGCTCCAGGACAAGATCTTCGATCAGGGCTTCCACTGGAAGATCCTCTTCATCGGCACATCGGTCAACGGCACCACCGATATCGTCTCGTCCCTCTCCCGCTCCCTGCGCAACCTCGGCCACCACGTGCTGGACCTCGACACGTCGCGCCATCGCGTGCTCGAGAACCCGCTGCGCCGCCAGGGCGGGATGGGACCGGTGTACGTCAGCTACGACAAGATCAAGCAGACGGTCGACGCCTTCGAGCCCCAGGTGATCGTGTGCTGCGCCGGCGGCCTGACCTTCACGGAGGAGGACGCGCAGAAGCTCAAGGACCGGGGGATCGTCCTGGTGGGCATCACGCTCTCGGACCCGGACGTCTTCCCCTCGATCCGGGACCACCAGCACGTCTTCGACGTCCACACGACCAACGCGACCGCCGCGATGCCCATGTACCGCGAGGCGGGCATGCACAACACGGTCTACTTCCCCTTCGGCATCGACCGCGGGTTCGTCACGCAGGAGATCCCGGAGGATCCCGCCTTCGAGGCCGATGTCATCTGCCTCGGGCACGCGACCAATCGTCCGGATCGCAACGAGATGATGGTGGCCCTCGACAGGAAGTTCGACGTCAAGACCTACGGTCGTGGCTGGGAGATCCCGGATTCGATCACCGTGGGCGGCCAGGAGATGGTCCAGGCGCTCAAGGGTGGGAAGATCCACGTGAACTTCCCCCTGACGCGTGCGGGGTTCATCAACATCAAGTGCGGCGTCTTCGAGTCCGCCGGCCAGGGCCGGATGGTGGCCACCGGGCGCTTCGAGGAGATGGAGCAGTTCTTCACCTACGGTGAGGAGATCATCGGCTACGAGGACGAAGAGGATCTCTCGCGCCAGATCGAGTACTACCTCGCCAACCCCGAGGAGTACGAGCGCGTCGCCGAGAACGGCTTCCGGAGGATCATCAACGATCATCTCTACGAGCACCGGTGGATGTACCTGCTCGACATCCTGCGAGACCTCGGGGACGGCCCGGATGTCGAGGTCGGCCCCGAGCGCCTCGCCCAGATCAAGGAGACCCTGTCCGTCTCGTACCCGCGAGCGAAGAAGGTCATTCTCTCGGGCTTCTACGGCGCGAGGAACCTCGGCGACGAGATGATCCTCCGCAGCATCAGCTCCCGGCTCCGCGAGGCCGACCCCGCGATCCAGGTCAGCGTCGCGGCGGAGAGCCCCACCAGGGTGGAGGCGGCGCACGGTCTGCAGGCGTTCGACCGCAAGTCCCACACGATCGCCGGTTACCAGGTGAAGTCGGCGTCCGCCGTGCTCCTCGGCGGTGGCGGGCTCTGGCACGACTACACCTTCGAGCGCGGCGGCGGCCTCCCCGCACTGTTCACCGGAGGAACCATCTCCATGGCAGGGTTCGGCATCCTCCCGATGATGGGGAAGGTGCTGGACATCCCCTTCCACGTCGTCGGACTGGGTGTGGGCCCGCTGACGGATCCCTACGCGCGCAGGACCGTGAAGTTCCTCGCCTCGCAGGCGGACTCGATCTACGTGCGCGACCCCGAGTCCGCGGACCTGCTCCGGTCGCTGCCCGTCGACGAGGAACGGCTCACGGTGGGCCCTGACTCGGTGTACGCCATCGATCTGGACGAGGTCGAGCCCCAGGTGCCGGACGAGGTGCGACGTCTGCGCGAGGAGGGGTACACGGTCGTCGGCCTGAACCTTCGCCCGTGGGCGCAGGAGGACATGCTGGCGGTCGCGCTCCGTGTGCGGGACGCGCTCGTCGACCTGGCCGCACAGCTCGCCGAGCGGGGCGAGAAGCTCGCCGTGGTGGCGCTGCCGATGCAGGCCGGCGACCGGATGGACCGCGGGGCGATCGGACAGGTCACCCGGCGCCTGCCGAAGTC is part of the Brachybacterium ginsengisoli genome and encodes:
- a CDS encoding polysaccharide pyruvyl transferase family protein: MNQNIERLRRELQDKIFDQGFHWKILFIGTSVNGTTDIVSSLSRSLRNLGHHVLDLDTSRHRVLENPLRRQGGMGPVYVSYDKIKQTVDAFEPQVIVCCAGGLTFTEEDAQKLKDRGIVLVGITLSDPDVFPSIRDHQHVFDVHTTNATAAMPMYREAGMHNTVYFPFGIDRGFVTQEIPEDPAFEADVICLGHATNRPDRNEMMVALDRKFDVKTYGRGWEIPDSITVGGQEMVQALKGGKIHVNFPLTRAGFINIKCGVFESAGQGRMVATGRFEEMEQFFTYGEEIIGYEDEEDLSRQIEYYLANPEEYERVAENGFRRIINDHLYEHRWMYLLDILRDLGDGPDVEVGPERLAQIKETLSVSYPRAKKVILSGFYGARNLGDEMILRSISSRLREADPAIQVSVAAESPTRVEAAHGLQAFDRKSHTIAGYQVKSASAVLLGGGGLWHDYTFERGGGLPALFTGGTISMAGFGILPMMGKVLDIPFHVVGLGVGPLTDPYARRTVKFLASQADSIYVRDPESADLLRSLPVDEERLTVGPDSVYAIDLDEVEPQVPDEVRRLREEGYTVVGLNLRPWAQEDMLAVALRVRDALVDLAAQLAERGEKLAVVALPMQAGDRMDRGAIGQVTRRLPKSIPSVFVDRQGELSLAEYLGALEGCHAVLAMRLHAGLIAHRVGVPVVGLCYDPKVYRHFAEVDRVDDGLDLTAASSQISERLRLAVTDGLSERSQELVRDHARDARAALDISVQAVAATPAVPAVYEVPAENEAPVRRRAVPRTDVGAYFQGFTASQQGLDDMKLPGNPHLRAGLQRIDLALESEMPKAGMTISQSGRMELVDRRATSVDLVIHSRWHNPRAIGRVYLEVRIGSKILRQDLAVSGEPIELNFRTSGDGSIPVEVKVSVEADTFKARSWTPATTVGLEITGSRRLASAKEELLIASRGDVRSAG
- a CDS encoding tetratricopeptide repeat-containing glycosyltransferase family protein, with product MNDHDTSSREGLRGDLPVLVSFYGGDEYYHRSAERLRADCDALGMRHHIEERDVTGLAWPEICREKISFYGRMREQYGAFLWTDVDNRLLAVPEVLSGSRADFGGFIGRRKYLRDYDPYEVARFWIPAVLYFGSSEITGRFIDALGEREASTEEDVTDDWVLQETWRTFPEEMSLLVLPPSLLEREGDEEVGAAVFHIGDSGHVRDFRGKVAQHASKGADLQLRGKMLAAESRDAMKEGAREDALVLAEHAHRRLPDDSEAVLRLSNYLLSSGDLDRSDAVLKEFVAGHPGNLAVRDALVRRLSRRGEHDAVGDQLTEMLGAEEPRVIARAQALAYETELDRRAQESGESDRSRPSVWWARIPAPGHFAEVLKPWVVDQVVQGTPRFGRRQRALLTGEGSLATATESSVVWGSGLRDAEEVPQSGATYLAVRGPRTRRALLAAGGSCPETFGDPAQLLPELLPMAKPARRRHYLGFFRGAGDLSTSVVLDGVHEIDPVGTPPGVIERVVEEFLHCRGILTTSLAGLVAAHAYGIPARWCTLGSGPAETDGEDFRDYFDAVGLAPQEPLDLSTLPAITRDLLREVPSLKAAPPVDPTFSRALSQHYVMEVG
- a CDS encoding CgeB family protein, with product MRIVLFDAIMETHVVSSLARALGERGHAVATTGQLSWGHVPISDPVDLRRVDAAIDDALAFGPDVVLVFRPTSLPHAQLRRLRRSGAQLMAWFSDDPVLWGLSYGAAVDLYDVILHCGNADVLAFYETTHGRATGVNIPFWTDEVEFPRVGATLPAETEVLFLGNVGDRIRRGRYFDLGLLDLDLRVHGRTGDDYFDLSGGYLDTREEVLDAAARSRLAVNIPQLFTDHHGAPTWFDGLGDLGVFDTPSRIVQYAAMGLPVVSLQPAGAGPLGFADIPIARDPAELRGIVHELLTSEELPALAESLHGTFQQHFSAASRALALESLATDDSWRRLDPVGRAEWFLGFPAQREARSGHAPERATATIGPHAGREVEALPSTSRQRVAVIGIGHGEYFSPYRTATRALASAGHDVVEVSAALLGEHSTTDPTGRFSRVVDLESLDGAVGGADTFLFVGDRYLPSPTSRRKMLEHGTARVAVHALGATGHSERLAALVTTADAASFLHQSALEAFRGREISAAIHLPHLVDAVYRETTERLAAQGERHARAAVVAESASDLLAHEDLLGALGPLSKQIYILEEEKGRPHGLANLARIARSEIVVAVGAASRGAGHQLLPHLLTGAGVVVLPRSEQPKGVAEGEQAWVLAASGRELNQKLHRLASHPAAVTSLRRAASARTQGEFCAETGLDRLLSLAHSPVSAKPPPLSDGDRPPLPPGISPQNPIPTPTNTAGQE